In Leptospira sp. WS58.C1, a single genomic region encodes these proteins:
- a CDS encoding cell envelope biogenesis protein OmpA, with translation MFGKNFPFLGLLWILYATSISANSLISTESGSFSPNWDGVSDILRFKIQTSSLPKLQDWELTIRSASGEIVRKFEAGKIRKKGFTLFSDENEFAPEDIYLPSILEWDGENENGVPVGDGYYTYQLFLLTANKERILSEESTFYLDARPPKAEANCKTKLLLSEDRNLSKIIIQQKTSGESADIFIGEFLDLEGRSLKAYTWRTREVPFQLVWDGTDSNGKPVAPGLYTYKLTGRDPAGNESIDKIENLTIKNESSGVDLNVEGYLFPSDPNNTLNRIKFSSYVSSKLKSDSYELEIFKNEVKEDNLVFSQRSLGEPPAELFWEPKNRENKPLGPGVYFYRLTVHNRYDKHISVPKKFQLSDQKPKFSYDVSPNGFTPDGDWQKDLVEIRLRSKGLPIVSWKINIMESYYDGEKQEERVVRSWNGTGNGPDKLIWYGLDDQGRRIGSLAELRFVLSYKDVFGGEEELELGDIKTDILVVKEKEGFRFSIPNRIYEDKWWTLPSKLKSVLNKFPGYKAELQIHTSHRGDDEYNLRASEEKAKKVFQSLFGKDHEFGRYRFRGYGETLPLIPGNGAYEVDRNERIDFFLSVGK, from the coding sequence ATGTTCGGAAAAAATTTTCCTTTTTTAGGTCTTCTTTGGATCTTATACGCTACCTCGATTTCCGCAAATTCGCTCATCAGCACGGAATCGGGCTCATTCTCTCCGAACTGGGATGGGGTCTCGGATATTCTGCGATTCAAGATCCAAACTTCTTCTTTGCCCAAACTTCAAGATTGGGAGCTTACGATTAGAAGCGCCTCCGGGGAAATTGTACGAAAATTCGAAGCAGGTAAGATCCGCAAAAAAGGATTCACACTTTTTTCAGACGAGAATGAATTCGCTCCGGAAGATATTTATCTACCTTCTATCCTAGAATGGGATGGGGAGAATGAGAACGGCGTTCCCGTGGGAGACGGATATTATACCTATCAGTTATTTTTGCTAACAGCGAACAAAGAAAGGATCCTTTCCGAAGAGTCCACATTCTATCTGGACGCAAGACCTCCTAAAGCGGAAGCAAATTGTAAGACGAAATTACTATTAAGCGAAGATAGGAATTTGTCCAAGATCATCATACAACAGAAAACTTCCGGAGAATCAGCGGACATTTTTATCGGAGAATTTTTGGACCTTGAAGGCAGGTCCTTAAAAGCTTATACTTGGAGAACAAGGGAAGTCCCATTTCAACTCGTTTGGGACGGAACGGATTCCAACGGTAAACCTGTCGCTCCGGGGCTTTATACTTATAAACTTACCGGTAGAGATCCTGCAGGGAACGAATCCATAGACAAGATCGAAAATCTGACGATAAAAAACGAATCTTCCGGAGTTGATCTAAACGTAGAAGGATATCTATTCCCTTCGGATCCGAACAATACGTTAAATCGCATTAAGTTTTCCTCATACGTTTCCTCCAAATTAAAATCGGATTCCTACGAATTGGAAATTTTTAAGAACGAAGTAAAAGAGGACAATTTGGTCTTCTCCCAAAGATCCTTAGGCGAACCGCCTGCTGAATTGTTCTGGGAGCCCAAAAACAGGGAAAACAAACCTTTAGGACCGGGAGTCTATTTTTATCGTTTAACCGTCCATAATAGATACGACAAACACATCAGCGTTCCTAAAAAATTCCAGCTTTCCGATCAAAAACCGAAATTCTCCTATGATGTTTCTCCAAACGGTTTTACTCCTGATGGAGATTGGCAAAAAGATCTGGTAGAGATCCGTCTAAGATCAAAAGGACTTCCAATCGTATCCTGGAAGATCAATATTATGGAATCCTATTATGATGGGGAAAAGCAGGAAGAAAGAGTCGTCCGAAGCTGGAACGGGACGGGAAACGGTCCGGATAAATTGATCTGGTACGGATTAGACGATCAAGGTAGAAGAATAGGATCTCTTGCCGAACTAAGATTTGTTCTCTCTTATAAAGACGTATTCGGCGGAGAAGAAGAATTGGAACTAGGAGATATCAAAACGGATATCCTGGTCGTAAAGGAAAAAGAAGGTTTCAGATTCTCAATCCCGAATCGGATCTATGAGGACAAATGGTGGACCTTACCTTCTAAACTAAAATCGGTCTTAAACAAATTTCCGGGATATAAAGCCGAACTGCAAATCCACACTTCTCATCGAGGAGACGACGAATACAATCTAAGAGCTTCCGAAGAAAAAGCGAAGAAGGTATTCCAATCCTTATTCGGAAAAGATCATGAATTCGGAAGATATAGATTCAGAGGATATGGAGAAACGCTCCCTTTGATCCCGGGCAACGGAGCTTATGAAGTGGATCGGAACGAAAGAATCGATTTTTTCTTAAGCGTAGGAAAATAA
- a CDS encoding NRDE family protein, which translates to MCTSLIYRDPEKGILGVGFNRDESVKRKPSLFPQLLESNSGKAIAPIDGEAGGTWIGVTQAGEIICLVNYYEATLKLLRNPVSRGLLVRSILLGERTPESYTDSELEKYYPFKLFKVNVEKTEIFIWDGKTYVKETDSETFAVFGSSFTQGPKAQVVRRETFDSHFRPSSLPDARGFTNLAKSFLSSHLPEQGALSPCMHRRDARSVSRTVIVLDGTSVYFSYKNSQPCEEGPEEDYNFTLTEFRTSA; encoded by the coding sequence ATGTGCACTTCTTTGATCTATAGGGATCCGGAGAAAGGAATACTTGGAGTCGGATTCAACCGAGACGAATCTGTAAAAAGGAAACCTTCTCTTTTTCCCCAACTACTCGAATCCAATTCCGGAAAAGCCATCGCTCCCATCGATGGAGAAGCAGGAGGCACTTGGATCGGAGTCACCCAAGCAGGGGAAATTATCTGCCTAGTGAATTACTACGAAGCTACCTTAAAATTACTGCGTAATCCTGTAAGTCGAGGATTATTAGTCCGCTCTATATTGCTTGGAGAAAGAACTCCCGAGTCTTATACCGACTCCGAACTGGAAAAATATTATCCGTTCAAACTTTTCAAGGTAAACGTCGAGAAGACAGAAATTTTTATCTGGGACGGTAAGACTTACGTAAAAGAAACGGACTCCGAAACATTTGCCGTTTTCGGAAGTTCTTTCACCCAAGGCCCAAAGGCACAAGTCGTAAGAAGAGAAACCTTCGATTCACATTTTCGTCCGTCCTCCCTTCCGGATGCCCGAGGTTTTACAAACTTAGCAAAGTCCTTCCTGTCTTCTCACCTACCGGAACAAGGCGCTCTATCTCCTTGTATGCATAGAAGAGACGCGCGTTCCGTCTCCAGGACAGTAATCGTTTTGGATGGAACTTCCGTTTATTTCTCTTACAAGAATTCCCAACCTTGCGAGGAAGGACCCGAAGAGGATTATAATTTCACTTTGACTGAATTTCGAACTTCTGCATGA
- a CDS encoding PilZ domain-containing protein, producing the protein MAGTNSLFDDKYEYRDPSQQKRKNARVKITIDGDFIVKGKTQRFPVFIVDIGTGGAGIETRTSVFEGDRIILFGNINGKNMELESEVIRVSGKKANVIFINLSDEDKDLIQDLIHKKFFDKDKKPLS; encoded by the coding sequence ATGGCGGGCACTAATTCCCTTTTCGACGATAAATACGAATACCGGGACCCTTCTCAACAGAAGAGGAAGAACGCTCGCGTCAAGATCACTATAGACGGTGATTTTATAGTTAAGGGTAAGACCCAGAGATTTCCGGTATTCATCGTTGATATAGGAACTGGGGGAGCAGGCATTGAGACCCGCACTTCCGTTTTTGAAGGAGACCGCATCATCCTATTCGGAAATATCAACGGCAAAAATATGGAACTTGAGTCTGAAGTGATCCGAGTTTCCGGAAAAAAAGCCAACGTGATCTTCATCAATCTTTCCGACGAGGACAAGGATCTTATCCAAGACTTGATCCATAAAAAATTCTTCGACAAAGATAAAAAGCCTTTATCGTAA
- a CDS encoding helix-turn-helix domain-containing protein has product MDFLWISDEMVFFSSLFGPYRENSRSYYRNCTAKIAVSLERPSEIFLPGKEVIHFGIALVPPNLLHKVRYSGTGAIVLLVDPSSSQFARIRANLSGGILHFDAEMFPDLKEKASQIIRGNVDYEIATEFTEDLIESLEDLPGFQTEILPIDPRIFEIVRYLKNLSDLPSEIDLLHLSKKVGLSPGRFRHLFYENIGISLKRFLMYLKIRRAADCFASGRNLVQASIMGGFADAAHFSRSFRLACGQKPSNILLSREWERPRILVKNPKETEEDINGIRHSLR; this is encoded by the coding sequence ATGGACTTTTTATGGATTTCGGACGAAATGGTTTTCTTTTCTTCTCTTTTCGGACCGTATCGAGAAAATAGCAGATCATATTATAGAAATTGTACTGCTAAGATCGCGGTTTCCTTGGAAAGACCTTCCGAAATTTTTCTACCGGGAAAAGAGGTGATCCATTTCGGTATCGCATTAGTTCCTCCGAATTTACTGCATAAAGTGCGTTATTCCGGAACAGGTGCGATTGTGCTTTTGGTAGATCCTAGTTCTTCTCAATTTGCTCGTATCCGGGCGAATTTATCCGGAGGAATTTTACATTTTGATGCGGAAATGTTTCCGGATCTGAAAGAGAAAGCAAGCCAGATTATTCGCGGAAACGTGGATTATGAAATTGCAACGGAGTTTACGGAGGATTTGATCGAGTCTCTGGAGGATCTTCCCGGTTTTCAGACCGAAATTCTTCCAATCGATCCTAGGATCTTTGAGATCGTAAGATATTTAAAAAATTTATCCGATCTTCCTTCCGAGATAGATCTATTACATTTATCTAAAAAAGTGGGTTTGTCTCCCGGTAGATTTAGACATTTATTTTATGAGAATATCGGAATATCCTTAAAAAGATTTTTAATGTATCTTAAGATCAGAAGAGCGGCGGATTGTTTTGCTTCCGGAAGGAATTTGGTCCAGGCTTCTATTATGGGAGGTTTTGCGGATGCCGCACATTTTAGTAGATCTTTCCGCCTTGCTTGCGGTCAGAAACCTTCCAATATTCTACTAAGCAGAGAATGGGAAAGGCCGAGGATACTTGTGAAAAATCCGAAAGAAACGGAAGAAGATATAAATGGAATTCGCCATTCTTTACGATAA
- a CDS encoding porin OmpL1 produces MKNQSVQKTTKRKQNLKTLGIMTLLVFTSSILEAKTYVFGGLGLQFNLGALGDTITKDGLESSTNYPDTATDGTPGILPRRLIVPENRMITLDKSTNGLISAKTGGPMTGLVLSFGYEQDFGKAFFWRVNANYTRKLLGGESEAKFLGAKFAETNWDYNAVQIPFNIGIKLNVSDDASFYIGGGVHYFKGGWTLGGSNFSEVVHDQLVALGVSSNISNLLQDGTDPPAIFENTRFSVSGVAPNWIVGAQARLSDKGHIYIEAETLYSFKYGIAHPSSIGGIAGLAPSVSYPIVLGGTQYRVGYKHEI; encoded by the coding sequence ATGAAAAATCAATCCGTACAAAAAACTACAAAACGAAAACAGAATCTCAAAACGTTAGGAATAATGACGTTACTAGTATTCACTTCTTCCATCCTCGAAGCTAAGACTTACGTTTTCGGAGGTTTAGGACTTCAATTCAATTTGGGAGCACTTGGAGATACGATCACCAAAGACGGATTAGAGTCTTCTACAAACTACCCTGACACTGCTACAGACGGTACTCCAGGAATTCTACCAAGGCGTCTGATCGTTCCGGAAAATAGAATGATCACCTTGGACAAAAGTACGAACGGACTTATCAGTGCTAAAACTGGAGGTCCTATGACAGGGCTTGTGCTTTCTTTCGGATACGAACAAGATTTCGGAAAAGCGTTCTTCTGGAGAGTAAATGCCAATTATACCCGTAAGTTGTTAGGTGGAGAAAGCGAGGCCAAATTTTTAGGAGCAAAATTCGCGGAAACAAACTGGGACTATAATGCGGTGCAGATCCCATTCAATATTGGAATTAAATTAAACGTAAGTGATGACGCTTCCTTTTACATAGGAGGTGGAGTTCATTATTTCAAAGGAGGATGGACTTTAGGGGGTTCTAACTTTTCGGAAGTAGTGCATGATCAGTTAGTCGCCTTAGGAGTAAGCAGCAATATCTCAAATCTTCTCCAAGACGGAACGGATCCGCCTGCGATTTTTGAGAACACTCGGTTCAGCGTTTCGGGTGTTGCACCCAACTGGATCGTAGGAGCGCAAGCTCGTTTATCAGACAAGGGTCATATCTATATTGAAGCCGAGACCTTGTACTCGTTCAAATACGGAATAGCTCATCCAAGTTCCATCGGAGGGATCGCAGGGCTTGCGCCTAGCGTATCTTATCCGATCGTATTAGGAGGAACCCAATACAGGGTTGGATACAAACACGAAATCTAA
- a CDS encoding copper-transporting P-type ATPase, translating into MEEHAHHQHTHHPATQKVSEPIKPFRKIEYVCPMHPEIRRDQPGDCPICGMSLVPRGGEPDSDAEDKEILSLFRKFVISSILTLPLFFLAMSEMFFPHFVSDFTFGLGDWIQFVLSSFIFWGPGFFLVKKGITSFKSMNLNMYSLILIGVGAAYLFSTAALFFSDFFPDSLQSHGKPALYFEAASVILTLVILGEYLQARAQRRTGGAIQALLGLSPKTAHLLEGNSEREIQIEEIRVGDRLRVKPGEKIPIDGKIEEGSSYVEESMLTGEPLPVKKEKGDRVFGATVNQTGSFILRADKIGSETALSQIIHMVEEAQRSKAPIQGLADRVAGLLVPFVLLLSVITFFVWYFFGPEPSLSYAVLNSLSVLIIACPCALGLATPISVMVGVGIGAQNGILIRNAEALEKTEKGTVLFTDKTGTLTEGRPRVTEIYPENERILKLASALELRSEHPIAKAIVRKSDESNVQLPDVIDFSSITGNGVTGKIEGKSAYVGKKKYWNVKEIPEDLLKKEELFLNQGKTVVWVGEDEKYIGIISVADPIKETTPKAVSDIGALGIRIVMLTGDAKTSAQKVGDQIGIKEIYSELSPEGKKEIVKAAKKKNEILLVAGDGINDAPALSESDVGIAMGSGTEIAIQSASITLVKGDLLGISKAIRLSKATMKNIKINLFFSFAYNFLGIPIAAGLLYPLFGILLSPMIAGAAMSLSSVSVVMNALHLRKTKL; encoded by the coding sequence ATGGAAGAACATGCTCATCACCAACATACTCATCATCCGGCAACACAAAAGGTTTCCGAACCTATAAAGCCATTCAGAAAAATAGAATATGTTTGTCCTATGCATCCAGAAATACGCCGAGACCAACCGGGAGATTGTCCTATTTGTGGAATGTCTTTGGTACCTCGAGGAGGAGAGCCTGACTCGGATGCGGAAGATAAGGAGATCCTCTCTTTATTTCGCAAGTTTGTAATATCTTCTATCTTAACTCTTCCCTTATTTTTTTTGGCGATGTCGGAAATGTTTTTTCCTCATTTCGTTTCCGATTTCACTTTCGGCCTTGGAGATTGGATACAATTTGTCTTATCTTCTTTCATATTTTGGGGACCAGGATTCTTTTTAGTAAAAAAGGGGATCACCTCTTTCAAGAGTATGAACCTGAATATGTACAGTCTGATCTTGATTGGAGTAGGAGCGGCTTACTTGTTCTCGACTGCGGCTCTTTTCTTTTCCGATTTTTTTCCCGACTCTCTTCAATCTCATGGTAAACCGGCTTTGTATTTTGAAGCGGCTTCCGTTATTCTCACTTTAGTTATATTAGGCGAATATCTTCAGGCTAGAGCGCAACGAAGGACAGGAGGTGCAATCCAAGCGCTCTTAGGATTGTCTCCTAAAACCGCTCATTTGCTGGAAGGAAATTCGGAAAGAGAGATCCAAATTGAAGAGATCCGAGTAGGAGACAGACTTAGAGTTAAACCCGGGGAAAAAATCCCGATCGACGGCAAGATAGAGGAAGGCTCCAGCTATGTCGAGGAGTCCATGCTAACCGGAGAACCTCTTCCTGTAAAAAAGGAAAAAGGGGATCGTGTATTCGGAGCCACAGTGAATCAAACCGGAAGTTTCATTTTAAGGGCGGATAAGATAGGATCCGAAACTGCTCTATCACAAATCATTCATATGGTCGAAGAAGCTCAGAGAAGCAAAGCGCCGATACAAGGTTTGGCGGACCGTGTCGCAGGCTTGCTTGTTCCTTTCGTGCTTCTTCTATCTGTTATTACTTTTTTTGTTTGGTACTTTTTCGGTCCGGAACCTTCACTTTCTTATGCGGTTTTAAATTCATTATCCGTTCTGATTATTGCGTGTCCCTGTGCATTAGGCCTTGCAACTCCTATCTCCGTAATGGTGGGAGTAGGCATTGGCGCTCAGAACGGTATCTTGATTCGAAATGCGGAAGCCTTGGAAAAAACGGAGAAGGGCACAGTTTTATTCACTGATAAAACCGGAACATTGACGGAAGGGCGTCCTCGAGTGACGGAAATTTATCCGGAAAATGAGCGGATCTTAAAATTAGCCTCTGCTTTAGAATTAAGGAGCGAACATCCGATCGCTAAAGCAATCGTTCGTAAATCTGACGAGTCTAACGTTCAACTCCCGGATGTGATCGATTTCTCTTCGATTACGGGTAATGGAGTAACGGGTAAGATAGAGGGTAAATCCGCTTACGTAGGAAAGAAAAAATATTGGAACGTAAAAGAAATACCGGAAGATCTTCTAAAAAAAGAAGAACTTTTTTTAAACCAAGGGAAAACGGTGGTTTGGGTCGGTGAGGACGAAAAATATATAGGTATCATTTCAGTCGCAGATCCGATCAAAGAGACTACTCCAAAAGCGGTTTCGGATATCGGAGCACTTGGAATTAGGATCGTGATGCTTACGGGAGATGCAAAAACTTCCGCCCAAAAAGTTGGAGATCAGATAGGGATCAAGGAAATCTATTCCGAATTAAGTCCGGAAGGGAAGAAAGAGATCGTAAAAGCGGCTAAGAAAAAAAACGAGATCCTATTAGTCGCAGGCGACGGAATTAACGATGCTCCCGCACTCTCCGAATCGGACGTTGGGATCGCTATGGGATCCGGAACGGAAATCGCCATTCAAAGTGCCTCCATTACTTTGGTCAAAGGGGATCTATTAGGAATATCTAAAGCGATCCGTTTGAGCAAAGCGACTATGAAGAATATAAAAATAAACCTATTCTTTTCGTTCGCTTATAATTTTTTGGGAATACCGATCGCTGCCGGATTATTATATCCTTTATTCGGAATATTACTTTCTCCAATGATCGCAGGAGCTGCTATGAGCCTGAGCTCCGTTTCGGTAGTGATGAATGCACTTCATCTCAGAAAAACAAAATTATGA
- a CDS encoding MFS transporter, which produces MKKITKAVWILSLISLFTDISSEMLYPIMPLYLKSIGFSVVLIGVLEGFAEAIAGLSKGYFGKLSDQNGKRVPFVQFGYLLSAISKPIMGFFTFPLWIFLSRTMDRLGKGIRTGARDALLSDEATPETKGKVFGFHRSMDTLGAVIGPTFALVFLYFYPENYTALFFISAVPGLSAFLVSGLLKEKNKTDQPVEREKTDILSYFIYWKNAPSSYKKLVIGLLIFGLVNSSDLFLLLMAKAKGLGDSQIIGIYIFYNLVYALFSLPAGIIADKIGLKPTLVFGLFTFALVYGGMAFAIDQIHFYFLFFLYGIYAASTEGISKALISNLTPKSDSASAIGTFAGLNSIAALIASNLGGLIWFYSGPKSMFMSASLVSIAVSFYFIRLSIKKSED; this is translated from the coding sequence ATGAAAAAAATCACGAAAGCCGTCTGGATACTCTCCTTGATCAGTCTTTTTACGGACATATCCAGCGAGATGTTGTATCCGATCATGCCGCTTTACTTAAAGAGTATTGGATTCTCCGTGGTCCTGATCGGCGTATTAGAAGGGTTTGCGGAAGCGATCGCCGGACTCAGCAAGGGTTATTTCGGAAAACTTTCGGACCAAAACGGCAAACGGGTCCCTTTTGTTCAGTTCGGCTATTTATTAAGTGCGATATCCAAACCAATCATGGGATTTTTCACTTTTCCACTTTGGATCTTTTTATCCAGAACCATGGACAGATTAGGAAAAGGTATTAGAACAGGCGCAAGAGATGCATTACTTTCGGACGAGGCAACACCCGAAACCAAAGGTAAGGTATTCGGATTCCATCGGTCCATGGATACATTAGGAGCGGTTATCGGACCTACTTTCGCTCTAGTCTTCCTATATTTTTATCCGGAGAATTATACTGCTCTATTCTTTATCTCGGCGGTCCCCGGTCTTTCCGCATTCTTGGTATCAGGTCTTTTGAAAGAAAAGAACAAAACTGACCAACCTGTCGAACGGGAGAAAACCGACATTCTCTCCTATTTTATCTATTGGAAGAATGCTCCGAGCTCATATAAAAAATTAGTGATCGGTCTTTTAATCTTTGGATTGGTCAATAGTTCCGATCTTTTTCTTCTCTTAATGGCAAAGGCCAAAGGTTTGGGCGACTCTCAGATAATCGGAATATACATATTTTATAATCTAGTTTACGCTTTGTTTTCTCTTCCGGCAGGCATCATAGCGGACAAGATCGGGCTCAAACCTACGTTGGTCTTCGGTTTATTCACATTCGCTTTGGTTTATGGCGGAATGGCCTTTGCGATAGATCAGATCCATTTTTATTTCTTATTCTTTTTATACGGGATATATGCCGCTAGTACGGAAGGGATTTCCAAGGCATTGATCTCTAATTTAACTCCCAAATCGGATTCCGCCTCCGCAATCGGCACATTTGCAGGATTGAATAGTATTGCAGCTTTGATCGCAAGTAATTTGGGAGGATTGATTTGGTTTTACTCCGGGCCTAAGAGTATGTTCATGTCTGCCTCTTTAGTTTCCATTGCTGTTTCATTCTATTTTATTCGCCTTTCGATCAAAAAGTCAGAAGATTAG
- the cueR gene encoding Cu(I)-responsive transcriptional regulator, with translation MNIGEVAKLSGVNPKLVRHYESIGLMSKPIRAESGYRLYSEKDIHTLRFIKRARGLGFSLSEIKQLLGLWKNKSRASVQVKSLAMAHVKEMQAKILELQSMCDTLAHLAKHCHGDHRPDCPILEELEGE, from the coding sequence ATGAATATCGGAGAAGTCGCCAAATTATCCGGGGTAAACCCGAAATTAGTCAGGCATTACGAATCTATAGGATTAATGTCCAAACCCATTCGTGCGGAATCAGGATACAGATTGTATTCGGAAAAAGATATACATACGTTGAGATTTATCAAAAGGGCAAGAGGGTTAGGATTTTCTTTATCCGAGATCAAACAATTGCTGGGACTTTGGAAAAACAAATCCAGAGCAAGCGTTCAGGTCAAATCTCTGGCTATGGCACATGTTAAAGAAATGCAGGCCAAAATTTTGGAATTGCAATCCATGTGCGATACACTCGCTCATTTAGCGAAACATTGTCACGGAGATCATAGACCTGATTGTCCTATTTTAGAAGAATTGGAAGGAGAATGA
- a CDS encoding heavy-metal-associated domain-containing protein, whose amino-acid sequence MYKIKLSGMTCDHCVKTVTRTIQSFDPTSKPSVDLSSQTAHFETAKDITTLSSKLEEEGYPVLSINKE is encoded by the coding sequence ATGTACAAGATCAAATTATCAGGGATGACCTGCGATCATTGCGTAAAAACGGTAACAAGGACAATACAATCCTTCGATCCGACAAGTAAACCATCCGTCGACTTATCCTCACAAACCGCCCATTTTGAGACTGCGAAAGACATTACCACATTGTCCTCAAAATTGGAAGAAGAAGGATATCCTGTTCTTTCCATAAATAAGGAGTAA